One window of Watersipora subatra chromosome 3, tzWatSuba1.1, whole genome shotgun sequence genomic DNA carries:
- the LOC137390947 gene encoding uncharacterized protein produces MVPGLLPSGEEAPATALDTASAAEPDETPATITRSGRLVRPHRYSDMKSVNELLNVRAQFWGSRTPEDSSAECSSGPKEGAHSATPVSPRNSSLPTVMSKVTVAEASANAVSGAEASAKASDAEAPAEASDAEALAKASGAEASAEANDSEASARLKGEGEGGSEPHEATVSDNDEELHDRLLEDDVEMKGETDC; encoded by the exons ATGGTACCTGGCCTTCTGCCTAGCGGTGAAGAGGCCCCAGCAACTGCGCTAGACACCGCATCTGCGGCTGAACCGGATGAAACGCCTGCTACCATTACGAGAAGTGGCAGGCTTGTTCGGCCTCACAGATATTCTGATATG AAATCTGTTAACGAGCTGCTTAACGTGAGGGCTCAATTTTGGGGATCACGTACACCTGAAGATTCGTCTGCGGAATGTTCCAGCGGTCCCAAGGAGGGTGCGCACAGCGCAACCCCTGTTTCCCCTCGGAACAGTTCATTGCCAACTGTTATGTCAAAAGTTACTGTAGCTGAGGCTTCGGCCAACGCTGTTTCTGGTGCTGAGGCTTCGGCCAAGGCAAGTGATGCCGAGGCTCCGGCAGAGGCAAGTGATGCTGAGGCTTTGGCCAAGGCAAGCGGTGCTGAGGCTTCGGCTGAAGCAAACGATAGCGAGGCTTCGGCCAGGTTAAAGGGAGAAGGTGAGGGAGGAAGTGAGCCACACGAGGCTACTGTCTCCGACAATGATGAAGAGTTACATGATAGGCTCCTTGAGGATGATGTCGAAATGAAAGGCGAGACTGACTGCTAA